In Quercus robur chromosome 11, dhQueRobu3.1, whole genome shotgun sequence, the following proteins share a genomic window:
- the LOC126706739 gene encoding probable serine/threonine-protein kinase PIX13 — MGNCWGSKAKNPTPSTTGRLSSGTGTGTSQTISNTISSKGSNISAISQFSAASGDEAYPNGQILPTANLRIFSFTELKVATKNFRPDTVLGEGGFGQVFKGWLEDKGQSKSGNGTVIAVKKLNSESLQGFQEWQSEVNFLGRLSHPNLVKLLGYCWEDRELLLIYEFMQKGSLENHLFGRGSAVQPLPWDIRLKIAIGAARGLAFLHTSDKQVIYRDFKASNILLDGSYTAKISDFGLAKLGPSASQSHVTTRVMGTYGYAAPEYVATGHLYVKSDVYGFGVVLVEILTGLRALDTNRPSGKHNLVDWVKPYLSERRKLKQIMDSRLEGKYPSKAVFHISQLALKCLAAEPKHRPSMKEVLEKLERFEAANERPREPRNHASHPMVHRQGQQPLHHRSPLHPRLDGNPAYQNSSRVR; from the exons ATGGGGAATTGTTGGGGTTCCAAAGCTAAAAACCCAACTCCAAGCACTACTGGTCGTCTCAGTTCAG GGACAGGGACAGGGACATCTCAGACAATCAGCAACACAATTTCTTCTAAGGGTAGTAACATCTCTGCAATAAGCCAATTCTCAGCTGCTAGTGGGGATGAGGCTTATCCAAATGGTCAGATCTTGCCCACCGCAAACTTGAGGATCTTCAGTTTTACAGAATTAAAGGTTGCAACCAAGAATTTTAGACCTGATACAGTACTTGGTGAAGGAGGATTTGGGCAGGTCTTTAAGGGTTGGCTCGAGGATAAGGGGCAATCCAAGAGTGGAAATGGGACGGTAATTGCTGTCAAAAAATTGAACTCCGAGAGCTTGCAAGGATTTCAGGAGTGGCAG TCAGAGGTGAATTTCTTAGGAAGGCTCTCTCACCCTAACCTAGTCAAGCTGTTAGGCTACTGCTGGGAGGACAGAGAGTTACTCCTCATTTATGAATTCATGCAAAAAGGCAGCCTAGAAAACCATCTGTTTGGAA GGGGGTCAGCTGTTCAGCCACTTCCATGGGATATACGGCTTAAGATTGCAATTGGAGCAGCTCGGGGCCTGGCATTTTTGCACACATCTGATAAGCAAGTTATTTATAGAGATTTTAAGGCCTCCAATATACTGCTGGATGGG TCCTATACTGCCAAGATATCAGACTTTGGCTTGGCGAAGTTGGGTCCATCAGCTAGTCAATCACATGTGACAACACGAGTAATGGGCACATATGGTTATGCTGCTCCGGAGTATGTTGCCACAG GGCATCTGTATGTCAAGAGCGACGTGTATGGTTTTGGTGTTGTTTTAGTTGAGATACTAACAGGTTTACGGGCACTTGATACAAATCGTCCAAGTGGGAAACATAATCTGGTGGATTGGGTCAAACCATATCTATCAGAAAGAAGAAAGTTGAAACAAATCATGGACTCCCGGTTGGAGGGAAAATATCCATCCAAGGCTGTATTCCATATATCTCAGCTTGCTCTAAAGTGTCTTGCAGCTGAACCTAAGCACCGACCATCAATGAAGGAAGTTTTAGAGAAATTGGAACGTTTTGAAGCTGCCAATGAAAGACCAAGGGAGCCTAGAAATCATGCTAGTCATCCTATGGTT
- the LOC126706738 gene encoding uncharacterized protein LOC126706738, with amino-acid sequence MGKVVERKKKKKKGRPSLLDLQKRTLREQQPQPPQPQHQKRNYNSAPHSAPNYRTTPPPHPSPSSAAAPLRRSTRRNPIPDEDEDEDEEEEEEEEDSNSNSNSNSDDNGNGNNGNESAAGKKKRRREKKLKLVLRLPPSQKSSLNSASLNSCNSDSIADDDNNAAASDSNKKRKINAIPRGSDSLKGEKSISGTNPTSTHQGGQLDSGPSTPLPDKKLLLFILDRLQKKDTYGVFSEPVDPSELPDYHEVIEHPMDFGTVRKKVSGGAYATLEQFEKDVFLICSNAMQYNAPDTIYFRQARSIHELAKKNFENLRQDSADDEPEPKIVRRGRPPTKNLKKSLGRPSLECAGSEFSTDATLATGGENNWSNDLRKGAHLSDKSALADSSGRFHGSRNNDVYTNWMADNKSERNDEFPGSMMKGYQIKNGKKPFVLDETRRNTYRQSHPSASGREPSVLATFDIERKQLMAVGLHSEQGYARSLARFAANLGPIAWKVASKRIERSLPAGIKFGPGWVGENDVIPQRPLLLPSSLPGQLSPLQPFPVIKSSSSTVTPCAVESKGDDLSEMMPEGNNSSEKHVPSAHSALDEHPSKHLPPSATTSSSPFAANKSPEPLTGKAEVAQGINSNAGINILNSSTGAIRPRPSFPTHQSPVIHPGMNGFSGSYGFNIAAHMGKLIGAARPPGFNLQSSQVLDTVSRTNTNFIHPGTANSLNSEDPSTNSGSSLPNSGSEALTPPIRGLHPRPTWQGLSPQQKTEARLTPQQKPDLVPPDLNVIFQSPGSPSSSRVDSAQPDLALQL; translated from the exons ATGGGTAAGGTAgtagagaggaagaagaagaagaagaaaggtcGACCTTCTCTCTTAGATCTTCAAAAACGCACTCTCAGagaacaacaaccacaaccaccacaaccacaacacCAGAAGCGTAATTACAACTCTGCCCCTCATTCCGCTCCTAATTACCGAACTACCCCTCCTCCTCATCCTTCTCCTTCTTCCGCCGCCGCTCCCCTCCGCCGATCCACTCGCCGCAACCCTATCCCcgacgaagacgaagacgaagacgaagaggaagaagaagaagaagaagactcgAACTCGAACTCGAACTCGAACTCCGACGATAACGGCAACGGCAACAACGGCAACGAATCCGCCGCCGGGAAGAAAAAGCGCCGCCGGGAGAAGAAGCTCAAGCTGGTTCTCCGGCTGCCTCCTTCGCAGAAGTCCTCGCTCAATTCCGCGTCTTTGAATTCATGCAACTCCGATTCCATCGCCGACGACGACAACAACGCCGCCGCCTCCGATTCCAACAAGAAGCGTAAGATCAATGCGATCCCTCGTGGATCTGACTCTCTCAAG GGTGAGAAGTCTATTTCTGGTACAAACCCCACAAGCACCCACCAAG GGGGTCAGTTGGATTCGGGTCCCTCAACGCCTTTACCAGATAAAAAGCTGCTACTATTCATCCTCGACAGGCTTCAAAA GAAGGACACTTATGGTGTATTTTCCGAGCCCGTGGACCCAAGTGAG CTTCCTGACTATCATGAGGTAATTGAGCACCCAATGGATTTTGGAACTGTGAGGAAGAAAGTTTCTGGTGGAGCTTATGCCACTTTGGAACAGTTTGAG AAAGATGTATTCTTAATCTGTTCGAATGCAATGCAGTATAATGCACCTGATACCATATATTTTCGACAG GCACGATCCATACATGAGCTGGCAAAAAAGAACTTTGAAAATTTGAGGCAAGATAGTGCTGATGATGAACCAGAGCCCAAAATAGTGAGAAGAGGCAGACCACCAaccaagaatttaaaaaaatcactgGGCAGGCCTTCCTTGGAGTGTGCTGGCTCAGAGTTTTCCACTGATGCCACTCTTGCTACTGGGGGAGAAAACAACTGGTCCAATGATCTGAGAAAAGGAGCTCATCTTTCAGACAAATCTGCTTTGGCAGATTCATCTGGACGATTCCATGGTTCTCGCAATAATGATGTTTATACTAATTGGATGGCCGATAACAAATCTGAGAGGAATGATGAATTTCCAG GTTCCATGATGAAGGGTTATCAAATAAAGAATGGGAAGAAACCATTTGTACTTGATGAGACCAGACGGAATACATATAGGCAATCCCATCCATCAGCTAGTGGACGAGAGCCATCTGTGTTAGCTACTTTTGATATAGAGAGGAAGCAGCTAATGGCT GTAGGGCTTCATTCAGAGCAGGGGTATGCAAGAAGTCTGGCTCGTTTTGCAGCAAATCTTGGACCCATCGCTTGGAAAGTTGCTTCTAAAAGGATAGAAAGGTCTTTGCCTGCTGGCATTAAGTTTGGCCCTGGATGGGTTGGAGAAAATGATGTCATACCACAGAGGCCACTGCTACTCCCTTCATCGTTACCAGGGCAGCTATCACCATTGCAGCCATTTCCTGTTATCAAAAGTTCATCCTCTACTGTGACACCTTGTGCTGTTGAATCGAAGGGAGATGATTTGTCAGAGATGATGCCTGAAGGGAATAATTCATCCGAGAAACATGTACCTTCTGCTCACTCAGCTTTGGATGAACATCCAAGCAAGCACCTCCCTCCGTCTGCCACCACCTCATCATCCCCATTTGCCGCAAATAAATCTCCTGAACCTCTGACTGGAAAAGCAGAAGTTGCTCAAGGAATAAATTCTAACGCTGGGATTAACATATTGAATAGCAGTACAGGTGCAATCAGGCCAAGGCCGTCCTTTCCAACTCACCAAAGCCCTGTAATTCACCCCGGCATGAATGGATTTAGTGGCTCATATGGGTTTAACATTGCTGCTCACATGGGGAAACTAATTGGAGCAGCCAGGCCTCCTGGTTTTAACTTACAGTCGTCGCAGGTGCTTGACACAGTCTCTAGGACTAATACTAACTTCATCCATCCGGGGACTGCAAACAGCCTTAACTCAGAAGACCCTTCAACAAATTCTGGCAGCTCATTGCCAAACTCTGGGAGTGAGGCATTGACTCCCCCAATAAGGGGGCTTCATCCGCGGCCAACTTGGCAAGGGTTGTCACCACAACAGAAAACTGAAGCTAGATTGACACCGCAACAGAAACCAGATTTGGTTCCACCTGACCTGAATGTCATATTTCAGTCTCCAGGATCCCCTAGTTCTAGCCGGGTTGATTCGGCACAGCCAGATTTAGCATTGCAGCTATGa
- the LOC126706099 gene encoding uncharacterized protein LOC126706099 isoform X1 — MPTKKLNMCIAVFLWRAHPLYPLILLLNRDEYHSRPTRQLEWWDGGEILGGRDELAGGTWLACSRDGRVAFLTNVREVKCLPDAKSRGDLPSRFLQSKKKPMDFAEEVAKEVDQYNGFNLILTDLCSKTMVYVTNRAKEDNKFVAEVSTGIHVLTNASLDSPWPKAQRLGNNFKELLDTYGEEELPVKEMVEKLMKNTEKDDESLLPHIFPPEREYNLSSIFVDTNNPLGRYGTRSTSALFAKATGEVFFYERHLENDLWKEQTATFQIEETK, encoded by the exons ATGCCTACAAAGAAATTGAACATGTGTATTGCAGTGTTTCTATGGCGAGCTCACCCTCTATACCCACTCATTCTTTTGCTTAACAGGGATGAATATCACAGCAG GCCTACAAGGCAATTGGAATGGTGGGATGGTGGTGAAATATTGGGAGGGAGAGATGAGCTTGCAGGTGGGACATGGTTGGCTTGTAGCAGGGATGGAAGGGTTGCTTTTCTCACAAATGTTAGGGAAGTTAAGTGTCTTCCTGATGCCAAGAGTAGAGGGGATCTCCCATCTCGGTTCTTGCAG AGCAAGAAGAAACCCATGGATTTTGCAGAAGAAGTGGCAAAGGAGGTGGATCAGTATAATGGGTTTAACCTGATATTAACTGATCTTTGTTCCAAAACCATGGTATATGTAACCAATAGAGCAAAAGAAGATAACAAGTTTGTCGCTGAGGTTTCAACTGGGATTCATGTGTTAACAAATGCAAGCCTAGACTCTCCATGGCCTAAG GCTCAAAGACTGGGCAATAATTTCAAAGAGCTATTGGATACATATGGTGAAGAAGAACTACCTGTGAAAGAGATGGTtgaaaaactaatgaaaaacaCAGAGAAAGACGATGAAAGCTTGCTACCTCACATTTTTCCTCCAGAAAGGGAGTACAACTTAAGTTCCATATTTGTTGACACAAATAATCCATTG GGACGTTATGGCACTAGAAGCACTTCTGCATTGTTTGCTAAAGCAACTGGGGAAGTATTCTTTTATGAGAGGCATCTGGAGAATGATCTGTGGAAAGAACAGACTGCAACTTTCCAGATAGAAGAGACAAAGTGA
- the LOC126706099 gene encoding uncharacterized protein LOC126706099 isoform X2, which produces MPTKKLNMCIAVFLWRAHPLYPLILLLNRDEYHSRPTRQLEWWDGGEILGGRDELAGGTWLACSRDGRVAFLTNVREVKCLPDAKSRGDLPSRFLQSKKKPMDFAEEVAKEVDQYNGFNLILTDLCSKTMVYVTNRAKEDNKFVAEVSTGIHVLTNASLDSPWPKAQRLGNNFKELLDTYGEEELPVKEMVEKLMKNTEKDDESLLPHIFPPEREYNLSSIFVDTNNPLGRYGTRSTSALFAKATGEVFFYERHLENDLWKEQTATFQIEETK; this is translated from the exons ATGCCTACAAAGAAATTGAACATGTGTATTGCAGTGTTTCTATGGCGAGCTCACCCTCTATACCCACTCATTCTTTTGCTTAACAGGGATGAATATCACAGCAG GCCTACAAGGCAATTGGAATGGTGGGATGGTGGTGAAATATTGGGAGGGAGAGATGAGCTTGCAGGTGGGACATGGTTGGCTTGTAGCAGGGATGGAAGGGTTGCTTTTCTCACAAATGTTAGGGAAGTTAAGTGTCTTCCTGATGCCAAGAGTAGAGGGGATCTCCCATCTCGGTTCTTGCAG AGCAAGAAGAAACCCATGGATTTTGCAGAAGAAGTGGCAAAGGAGGTGGATCAGTATAATGGGTTTAACCTGATATTAACTGATCTTTGTTCCAAAACCATGGTATATGTAACCAATAGAGCAAAAGAAGATAACAAGTTTGTCGCTGAGGTTTCAACTGGGATTCATGTGTTAACAAATGCAAGCCTAGACTCTCCATGGCCTAAG GCTCAAAGACTGGGCAATAATTTCAAAGAGCTATTGGATACATATGGTGAAGAAGAACTACCTGTGAAAGAGATGGTtgaaaaactaatgaaaaacaCAGAGAAAGACGATGAAAGCTTGCTACCTCACATTTTTCCTCCAGAAAGGGAGTACAACTTAAGTTCCATATTTGTTGACACAAATAATCCATTG GGACGTTATGGCACTAGAAGCACTTCTGCATTGTTTGCTAAAGCAACTGGGGAAGTATTCTTCTATGAGAGGCATCTGGAGAATGATCTGTGGAAAGAACAGACTGCAACTTTCCAGATAGAAGAGACAAAGTGA
- the LOC126706099 gene encoding uncharacterized protein LOC126706099 isoform X3: MPTKKLNMCIAVFLWRAHPLYPLILLLNRDEYHSRPTRQLEWWDGGEILGGRDELAGGTWLACSRDGRVAFLTNVREVKCLPDAKSRGDLPSRFLQSKKKPMDFAEEVAKEVDQYNGFNLILTDLCSKTMVYVTNRAKEDNKFVAEVSTGIHVLTNASLDSPWPKAQRLGNNFKELLDTYGEEELPVKEMVEKLMKNREKDDESLLPHIFPPEREYNLSSIFVDTNTPLGRYGTRSTSALFAKATGEVFFYERHLENDLWKEQTATFQIEETK; the protein is encoded by the exons ATGCCTACAAAGAAATTGAACATGTGTATTGCAGTGTTTCTATGGCGAGCTCACCCTCTATACCCACTCATTCTTTTGCTTAACAGGGATGAATATCACAGCAG GCCTACAAGGCAATTGGAATGGTGGGATGGTGGTGAAATATTGGGAGGGAGAGATGAGCTTGCAGGTGGGACATGGTTGGCTTGTAGCAGGGATGGAAGGGTTGCTTTTCTCACAAATGTTAGGGAAGTTAAGTGTCTTCCTGATGCCAAGAGTAGAGGGGATCTCCCATCTCGGTTCTTGCAG AGCAAGAAGAAACCCATGGATTTTGCAGAAGAAGTGGCAAAGGAGGTGGATCAGTATAATGGGTTTAACCTGATATTAACTGATCTTTGTTCCAAAACCATGGTATATGTAACCAATAGAGCAAAAGAAGATAACAAGTTTGTCGCTGAGGTTTCAACTGGGATTCATGTGTTAACAAATGCAAGCCTAGACTCTCCATGGCCTAAG gcTCAAAGACTGGGCAATAATTTCAAAGAGCTATTGGATACATATGGTGAAGAAGAACTACCTGTGAAAGAGATGGTtgaaaaactaatgaaaaacagagagaaagacGATGAAAGCTTGCTACCTCACATTTTTCCTCCAGAAAGGGAGTACAACTTAAGTTCCATATTTGTTGACACAAATACACCATTG GGACGTTATGGCACTAGAAGCACTTCTGCATTGTTTGCTAAAGCAACTGGGGAAGTATTCTTCTATGAGAGGCATCTGGAGAATGATCTGTGGAAAGAACAGACTGCAACTTTCCAGATAGAAGAGACAAAGTGA